The Canis lupus baileyi chromosome 11, mCanLup2.hap1, whole genome shotgun sequence genome includes a window with the following:
- the LOC140642255 gene encoding large ribosomal subunit protein eL39-like produces the protein MSSHKTFRIKRFLAKKQKQNCPIPQWIRMKTGNKIRYNSKRRHWRRTKLGL, from the coding sequence ATGTCTTCTCACAAGACTTTCAGAATCAAGCGATTcctggccaagaaacaaaagcagaattgtCCTATTCCCCAGTGGATTCGgatgaaaactggtaataaaatcagGTACAATTCCAAGAGGAGACACTGGAGAAGAACCAAACTGGGTCTGTGA